A single window of Pseudomonas lijiangensis DNA harbors:
- a CDS encoding TetR family transcriptional regulator, which translates to MLPRAEQKQQTRRALLDAAHQLMESGRGFASLSLREVARTAGIVPTGFYRHFEDMDQLGLALVSEVGQTFRETIRLVRHNELVMGGLIHASVQIFLDQVAANRSQFLFLAREQYGGSLKVRQALGALREGISADLTTDLAKMPKWKHLDIKALSVIADLVVKSVFAMLPELIDPPASTLAAHLTPQAKITQQLRFIFMGAKHWKGLGSND; encoded by the coding sequence ATGCTGCCCCGCGCCGAACAGAAACAACAGACCCGAAGAGCCTTGCTGGACGCCGCGCATCAGTTGATGGAAAGCGGGCGCGGCTTCGCCAGCCTGAGCCTGCGGGAAGTCGCACGCACGGCAGGGATTGTACCGACCGGCTTCTATCGCCATTTCGAAGACATGGACCAGTTGGGGCTGGCACTGGTCAGTGAAGTGGGCCAGACCTTTCGTGAAACCATTCGCCTGGTGCGCCATAACGAACTGGTCATGGGCGGGCTGATTCATGCCTCGGTGCAGATCTTTCTCGATCAGGTGGCCGCCAACCGCTCGCAGTTCCTGTTTCTGGCACGTGAGCAATATGGCGGCTCCCTCAAGGTACGTCAGGCGCTTGGGGCCTTGCGCGAAGGCATCAGCGCCGACCTGACCACCGACCTGGCGAAAATGCCCAAATGGAAACACCTCGATATCAAGGCGCTGTCGGTGATTGCCGACCTGGTGGTCAAGAGCGTGTTCGCCATGCTGCCCGAGCTGATCGACCCGCCTGCTTCAACTCTCGCAGCCCATCTCACTCCCCAGGCCAAGATCACCCAGCAACTGCGCTTTATCTTCATGGGCGCCAAGCACTGGAAAGGTCTTGGAAGTAACGACTGA
- the ureE gene encoding urease accessory protein UreE, with product MLVIHKRIDPQTEWAAELHLNFEARSKSRLRCFSAENEDVGLFLQRGQPPLHDGEFLQAEDGRIVRVCARPEQLMHVTCSSTFELTRAAYHLGNRHVALQVGDGWLRLLDDYVLKAMLDQLGATTETIEAPFQPEHGAYGGGHHHSRAGEEDFNYAPRLHQFGVRK from the coding sequence ATGCTGGTGATTCATAAAAGAATCGACCCCCAAACCGAGTGGGCTGCCGAGCTGCATTTGAATTTCGAGGCCCGCAGCAAAAGTCGCCTGCGCTGCTTCAGTGCCGAGAACGAAGACGTAGGATTGTTCCTGCAACGCGGTCAACCACCTCTTCATGATGGCGAATTCCTGCAGGCCGAAGATGGTCGCATCGTTCGGGTCTGCGCCCGTCCTGAACAACTGATGCACGTGACCTGCAGCAGCACTTTTGAACTGACACGTGCGGCCTATCACCTAGGCAACCGCCATGTGGCCCTGCAAGTGGGCGATGGCTGGCTGCGCCTGCTGGACGACTATGTGCTCAAGGCCATGCTCGATCAGTTGGGAGCAACCACCGAAACCATCGAAGCACCCTTCCAGCCGGAACACGGTGCCTACGGTGGCGGTCATCACCATTCACGGGCCGGCGAGGAAGACTTCAATTACGCGCCGCGCCTGCACCAGTTCGGCGTGCGCAAGTGA
- a CDS encoding urease accessory protein UreF, which produces MNRAWALLRLASPQLPIGGYSYSQGLEMAVEQSIVVDPQTAARWIGDQLLLNLARFEAPLMLAHCTAAAEEDWGQLLQLSEQHRASRETRELHLESRQMGYSLQQLLNGLPELDRPARRFLEQTSEPHLALGWALAARAWQISPQDALAAWLWSWLENQLAVLMKTLPLGQQAAQRLTSELLPLLQQAQQNATAQDSQQIGSAAFGLSLASMAHERQYSRLFRS; this is translated from the coding sequence GTGAACCGTGCCTGGGCGCTTCTGCGTCTGGCCAGCCCCCAGCTTCCGATTGGCGGCTACAGCTATTCACAAGGGCTGGAAATGGCCGTTGAGCAATCCATCGTGGTCGATCCGCAAACCGCTGCGCGCTGGATCGGCGATCAGTTGCTGCTCAACCTCGCCCGTTTCGAGGCGCCCTTGATGCTCGCTCACTGCACAGCCGCCGCCGAGGAAGACTGGGGGCAGTTGCTGCAATTGAGCGAGCAACACCGTGCCAGTCGTGAAACCCGCGAGCTGCACCTGGAAAGCCGGCAGATGGGTTACTCGCTACAACAGTTGCTCAATGGCCTGCCGGAACTGGATCGGCCTGCCCGTCGCTTTCTGGAACAGACAAGCGAGCCGCATCTGGCCCTGGGCTGGGCGCTGGCCGCACGGGCCTGGCAAATCAGCCCGCAGGATGCGCTCGCCGCCTGGCTGTGGAGCTGGCTGGAAAACCAGTTGGCGGTGCTGATGAAAACCCTGCCGCTGGGCCAGCAGGCTGCACAACGACTGACCAGTGAACTGCTGCCCTTGTTGCAGCAGGCCCAACAGAACGCCACTGCTCAAGACAGCCAACAGATCGGCAGCGCCGCTTTCGGCCTGTCACTGGCGAGCATGGCCCATGAACGTCAATACAGCCGGTTGTTCCGGTCCTAG
- the ureG gene encoding urease accessory protein UreG: MNSQPLRVGIGGPVGSGKTALTLALCLALRERYNLAVVTNDIYTREDADFLVRNEALAPERIIGVETGGCPHTAIREDASINLEAVDQLNRRFEGLDLIIVESGGDNLSATFSPELSDLTIYVIDVSAGDKLPRKGGPGICKSDLLVINKIDLAPLVGASLEMMDRDTRKMRGEKPFVFSNQKTGQGLEEIIAIIERQGLLTLTA, from the coding sequence ATGAACAGCCAACCTCTGCGCGTCGGTATCGGTGGCCCGGTCGGTTCCGGCAAGACCGCACTGACTCTGGCTCTGTGCCTTGCCTTGCGTGAGCGCTACAACCTGGCGGTCGTGACCAACGACATTTATACCCGTGAAGACGCCGACTTCCTTGTACGCAACGAAGCACTGGCCCCGGAACGCATCATTGGCGTGGAAACCGGCGGCTGCCCGCACACGGCGATTCGCGAAGACGCCTCCATCAACCTGGAAGCCGTTGACCAGCTCAACCGCCGCTTCGAAGGGCTGGACCTGATCATTGTCGAGTCCGGTGGCGACAATCTTTCCGCGACCTTCAGCCCGGAGCTGTCGGACCTGACCATCTATGTGATCGACGTTTCGGCGGGCGACAAGCTGCCGCGCAAGGGCGGCCCCGGCATCTGCAAATCCGACCTGCTGGTGATCAACAAGATCGACCTGGCACCGCTGGTGGGCGCGTCTCTGGAAATGATGGATCGCGATACCAGGAAGATGCGCGGCGAAAAACCGTTCGTGTTCAGCAATCAGAAAACCGGTCAGGGTCTGGAAGAGATCATTGCCATTATCGAGCGCCAGGGTCTGCTGACACTCACCGCCTGA
- a CDS encoding HupE/UreJ family protein: MNYKKVLGALALLLTPALAMAHPGHGDNGLIAGLGHPVGGLDHLLAMLAVGLWAAQQQGAARWALPCTFVGTMLIGGLLGFAGLELPALESGISASVLALGLAVALAVRPPLALAVVATAVFAMFHGVAHGLELPDMSSPWAYAAGFVVATAALHAAGYAVVRVLPQAAAPLVRIAGAASAATGVWLLAG, translated from the coding sequence ATGAACTACAAAAAAGTCCTCGGCGCCCTCGCCCTGCTGCTCACCCCTGCATTGGCCATGGCGCACCCGGGTCATGGCGATAACGGCCTGATCGCGGGCCTCGGCCATCCGGTCGGCGGTCTGGATCACCTGCTGGCCATGCTTGCGGTCGGCTTGTGGGCCGCGCAACAGCAAGGCGCCGCCCGCTGGGCTCTGCCTTGCACCTTCGTGGGCACCATGCTGATCGGCGGCCTGCTGGGCTTTGCCGGTCTGGAACTGCCTGCACTGGAAAGCGGCATCTCGGCCTCGGTACTGGCGCTGGGCCTGGCCGTTGCGCTGGCTGTGCGTCCTCCTCTGGCACTGGCCGTCGTGGCCACAGCCGTCTTTGCAATGTTCCATGGCGTGGCCCATGGTCTTGAACTGCCTGACATGTCCAGCCCATGGGCTTATGCCGCCGGTTTCGTGGTTGCGACGGCTGCATTGCATGCGGCAGGCTATGCCGTGGTGCGCGTACTACCACAAGCAGCTGCGCCGCTGGTGCGGATTGCAGGTGCAGCTTCTGCAGCAACCGGTGTCTGGTTGCTGGCAGGCTGA
- the pqqF gene encoding pyrroloquinoline quinone biosynthesis protein PqqF has translation MPDIQRLVLPNGLNVVLCHAPRLKRCAASLRVAAGSHDVPLAWPGLAHFLEHLFFLGTERFAADQNLMAFVQRHGGQINASTRERTTDFFFELPPSAFAQGLERLCDMLAHPRMSLPDQLREREVLHAEFIAWAQDAKARQQISLLEPINPQHPLRGFHAGNRYSLSVPNPAFQQALHEFYQRFYHAGQITLCLSGPQSLAELASLATEHGARFSAAGKVRQQTPPRLIDKRPDHKTTSTHLLFACEGLPVNSEEAVAFFCHWLMEPQTGGLVAALIDQGLADSLKATPLYQFKGQLLLDIDCVGAAPDSSGTLATLFFDWLAFFKNRWPELIDEYRRLQQRRLQTCGALELAHHFCRNASGDDLPALNAVLDQLKPETLLTVQPVDNLACGQVQWRLPTANPLLLVDSTDGTEAALFLRWQLQAPQPRLWRMLNGSLQNLIEQARQAGVAVSFSAYGTYWELRLSGIHEPMPTIVEHARQLLLQPDPRHAQAQSGPALIPIRELLKALPDQFLNMTAGQCSDDLQTVWASARRISLAVGLPAHSLALVNAALQDMPGTVDDTATEAPSVQPGKRWQMQESGSPEDAVLVFCTAPGVSIDDEAAWRLLAHLIQAPFYQRLRVELQLGYAVFSSLRQIAGRTGLLLGVQSPTCSAEQIVRHIETFMGELPDLIDAADLPGLRQALAGQFDSATMPHEQAAELLWQARLAGHEKSGPEPLKKALLHLEKHSLLAAAGQLSDASAGWLILSNRPVPAA, from the coding sequence ATGCCTGATATCCAGCGACTTGTGCTGCCCAATGGCTTGAACGTGGTGCTGTGTCATGCGCCACGGCTCAAGCGTTGCGCGGCGTCGCTTCGGGTCGCCGCCGGTAGCCATGATGTTCCCTTGGCGTGGCCAGGCCTGGCGCACTTTCTGGAACATCTGTTTTTTCTGGGCACCGAGCGCTTCGCTGCCGACCAGAACCTCATGGCGTTCGTGCAGCGTCATGGCGGACAGATCAATGCCAGCACCCGGGAACGCACCACCGACTTCTTCTTCGAGCTGCCCCCCTCGGCATTCGCCCAAGGGCTGGAACGGCTGTGCGACATGCTCGCTCATCCGCGCATGTCACTGCCCGATCAGTTGCGCGAGCGCGAGGTGCTGCATGCCGAGTTCATCGCCTGGGCTCAGGATGCCAAGGCCCGCCAGCAGATCAGCCTGCTTGAACCCATCAACCCGCAGCATCCGCTGCGTGGCTTTCATGCGGGCAATCGTTACAGCCTGTCAGTGCCCAACCCGGCGTTTCAGCAGGCGCTTCATGAGTTTTATCAGCGCTTCTATCATGCCGGGCAGATCACTCTGTGCCTGAGCGGCCCTCAATCGCTGGCTGAATTGGCGTCTCTGGCCACTGAGCATGGCGCACGCTTCAGCGCCGCAGGCAAGGTCAGGCAGCAAACACCGCCGCGCCTGATCGATAAACGACCTGATCACAAAACAACCAGCACGCATCTGCTCTTTGCCTGCGAAGGCTTACCGGTGAACAGCGAAGAGGCTGTCGCATTTTTCTGCCATTGGCTGATGGAGCCCCAAACGGGCGGGCTGGTTGCAGCACTGATTGACCAAGGGCTGGCCGACTCGCTCAAGGCCACGCCGCTGTATCAGTTCAAGGGGCAATTGCTGCTCGATATCGATTGCGTGGGCGCAGCGCCTGATTCATCCGGCACCCTGGCCACACTGTTTTTCGACTGGCTTGCCTTCTTCAAGAACCGCTGGCCCGAACTGATCGATGAATACCGCCGCCTGCAACAACGGCGTCTGCAAACCTGTGGCGCCCTGGAGCTGGCGCATCATTTTTGCCGCAATGCGTCCGGCGATGATCTCCCCGCACTGAATGCAGTGCTCGACCAGTTGAAGCCCGAAACCCTTCTCACCGTGCAGCCTGTGGATAACCTGGCCTGTGGACAAGTCCAATGGCGCCTGCCGACCGCCAATCCTTTGCTGTTGGTCGACAGCACTGACGGTACCGAAGCGGCACTCTTTCTGCGCTGGCAGTTGCAGGCTCCACAACCCCGCTTGTGGCGGATGCTCAATGGCAGCCTGCAGAACCTGATCGAACAGGCCAGGCAAGCCGGTGTAGCAGTGTCGTTCAGCGCCTACGGCACGTATTGGGAGCTCAGACTGAGCGGCATTCACGAACCGATGCCAACCATCGTCGAACACGCCCGCCAATTGTTGCTGCAACCCGACCCGCGACATGCTCAGGCCCAGAGCGGGCCAGCGCTGATTCCGATCCGGGAATTGCTCAAGGCGCTTCCCGATCAGTTCCTGAACATGACTGCCGGGCAATGCAGTGATGATCTTCAGACCGTCTGGGCCAGCGCCCGACGGATCAGCCTTGCCGTTGGCCTGCCCGCCCACAGCCTGGCGCTCGTCAATGCCGCATTGCAGGACATGCCTGGCACAGTGGATGACACGGCAACTGAAGCGCCTTCAGTGCAACCCGGCAAGCGCTGGCAAATGCAGGAATCAGGCTCACCGGAAGATGCCGTGCTGGTGTTCTGCACCGCTCCCGGCGTTTCCATCGACGATGAAGCGGCCTGGCGTCTGCTGGCGCACTTGATACAGGCTCCCTTCTACCAACGCCTGCGAGTCGAACTGCAACTGGGCTATGCGGTGTTCAGCAGCTTGAGGCAAATCGCCGGACGAACCGGGTTGCTGTTGGGTGTGCAATCGCCCACATGCAGCGCCGAGCAAATTGTCCGGCACATCGAAACGTTCATGGGTGAGCTGCCAGACCTGATCGACGCCGCCGACCTTCCGGGACTGCGCCAGGCACTGGCCGGGCAGTTCGATTCAGCGACGATGCCCCATGAACAGGCGGCAGAGCTGCTGTGGCAAGCGCGTCTGGCCGGGCATGAAAAGAGCGGTCCCGAGCCGCTTAAAAAAGCACTGTTACATCTGGAAAAACACTCGCTACTCGCTGCCGCCGGTCAGTTGAGCGATGCCAGCGCAGGATGGCTCATTCTGTCCAACCGCCCTGTTCCTGCGGCTTGA
- the pqqA gene encoding pyrroloquinoline quinone precursor peptide PqqA, with product MWTKPAYTDLRIGFEVTMYFASR from the coding sequence ATGTGGACCAAACCTGCTTACACTGATCTGCGTATCGGCTTTGAAGTCACCATGTACTTCGCAAGCCGTTGA
- the pqqB gene encoding pyrroloquinoline quinone biosynthesis protein PqqB — MYIQILGSAAGGGFPQWNCNCVNCAGFRDGSLNAKARTQSSIAISDDGINWVLCNASPDIRAQLQGFAPMQPGRALRDTGISAIVLMDSQIDHTTGLLSLREGCPHQVWCTDMVHEDLSTGFPLFEMLKHWNGGLNWNRIELQGSFVIPACPNLRFTPFPLRSAAPPYSPHRFDPHPGDNIGLIVEDLRTGGKLFYAPGLGKVDEALLEKMHAADCLLVDGTLWDDDEMQRRGVGTRTGREMGHLAQNGPGGMLEVLESFTKQRKVLIHINNTNPILDEDSPERAELVRRNVEVAYDGMSIEL, encoded by the coding sequence ATGTACATCCAGATTCTAGGTTCCGCTGCTGGCGGTGGTTTCCCCCAGTGGAACTGTAATTGTGTGAACTGCGCAGGCTTTCGTGATGGCAGCCTTAACGCCAAAGCACGCACCCAATCGTCCATCGCAATCTCCGACGATGGCATCAACTGGGTCCTGTGCAACGCATCGCCGGACATCCGGGCACAACTGCAAGGTTTCGCGCCGATGCAACCAGGCCGTGCACTGCGCGATACGGGAATCAGCGCCATCGTGCTGATGGACAGCCAGATCGATCACACCACGGGGCTGCTCAGCCTGCGTGAAGGTTGCCCGCATCAGGTCTGGTGCACGGATATGGTCCACGAAGACCTGAGCACCGGCTTCCCGCTGTTCGAGATGCTCAAGCACTGGAATGGCGGCCTGAACTGGAACCGCATCGAGCTACAAGGCAGCTTTGTCATTCCCGCCTGTCCCAACCTGCGTTTCACGCCCTTCCCGTTGCGCAGCGCTGCACCGCCCTACTCGCCTCACCGCTTCGATCCGCATCCCGGCGACAACATCGGCCTGATCGTCGAAGACCTCAGAACCGGCGGCAAACTCTTCTACGCGCCCGGCCTGGGCAAGGTCGATGAAGCGCTGCTGGAAAAGATGCACGCCGCCGATTGCCTGCTGGTGGACGGAACACTGTGGGACGACGACGAAATGCAGCGCCGCGGCGTCGGCACGCGCACCGGCCGGGAAATGGGCCACCTTGCCCAGAACGGCCCGGGCGGGATGCTGGAAGTGCTCGAAAGCTTTACGAAGCAGCGCAAGGTGCTTATCCACATCAACAACACCAACCCCATCCTCGACGAAGACTCCCCGGAGCGCGCCGAGCTGGTTCGCCGTAATGTCGAAGTGGCTTATGACGGCATGAGTATCGAACTTTAG
- the pqqC gene encoding pyrroloquinoline-quinone synthase PqqC, with translation MSEAALSRAEFEQALRAKGAYYHIHHPFHVAMYEGRATREQIQGWVANRFYYQVNIPLKDAAILANCPDREIRREWIQRLLDHDGAPGEDGGIEAWLRLGQAVGLDPDQLRSQELVLPGVRFAVDAYVNFARRANWQEAASSSLTELFAPQIHQSRLDTWPQHYPWIDPAGYEYFRTRLGQARRDVEHGLAITLEYYTTHEGQQRMLEILQFKLDILWSMLDAMSMAYELHRPPYHSVTNKNVWHKGISL, from the coding sequence ATGAGCGAAGCAGCGCTGTCGCGCGCCGAATTTGAACAGGCCCTGCGCGCCAAGGGTGCCTACTACCATATTCATCACCCCTTCCATGTGGCGATGTATGAAGGCCGGGCAACTCGCGAGCAGATTCAGGGCTGGGTCGCCAACCGCTTCTACTATCAGGTGAATATCCCGCTCAAGGATGCGGCGATTCTGGCCAACTGCCCGGACCGCGAGATCCGTCGCGAATGGATTCAGCGCCTGCTCGATCACGATGGCGCGCCCGGTGAAGATGGCGGTATCGAAGCCTGGCTGCGCCTGGGTCAGGCCGTGGGGCTGGACCCGGATCAGTTGCGCTCCCAGGAGCTGGTGCTGCCGGGCGTTCGCTTCGCGGTGGATGCTTACGTGAACTTCGCCCGCCGCGCCAATTGGCAGGAAGCGGCCAGCAGCTCATTGACCGAACTCTTCGCGCCGCAGATCCACCAATCGCGCCTGGACACCTGGCCTCAGCATTACCCGTGGATCGATCCTGCGGGCTATGAATACTTTCGCACGCGCCTTGGTCAGGCACGTCGCGATGTGGAACATGGATTGGCGATTACACTTGAGTACTACACCACCCATGAAGGCCAGCAGCGCATGCTGGAAATTCTGCAGTTCAAACTCGACATTTTGTGGAGCATGCTGGACGCCATGAGCATGGCGTACGAGTTGCACCGCCCGCCTTATCACAGCGTCACCAACAAGAACGTATGGCATAAGGGAATCAGCCTATGA
- the pqqD gene encoding pyrroloquinoline quinone biosynthesis peptide chaperone PqqD: protein MRFNRQLVPSWRQGYRFQYEEAQKCHVLLYPEGMIQLNESAGLIGALVDGQRNVAQIIASLQERFPNIPELGTDVEDFMSVAQEKSWIDLD, encoded by the coding sequence ATGAGATTCAATAGACAGTTAGTCCCCTCCTGGCGTCAGGGTTATCGCTTCCAGTACGAGGAGGCGCAGAAGTGCCATGTGCTGCTGTATCCCGAAGGCATGATCCAGTTGAATGAAAGTGCAGGCCTGATCGGCGCCTTGGTGGATGGGCAACGGAATGTGGCGCAGATCATCGCATCGCTGCAGGAACGCTTCCCGAACATTCCGGAGCTGGGCACCGATGTTGAAGACTTCATGAGCGTCGCTCAGGAAAAGAGTTGGATCGACCTTGACTGA
- the pqqE gene encoding pyrroloquinoline quinone biosynthesis protein PqqE produces the protein MTETGLTTGDVLIPPTPPVGLPLWLLAELTYRCPLQCPYCSNPLDFARQGQELSTEQWFTVMQQARQMGAAQIGFSGGEPLVRQDLAVLIAEARRLGYYTNLITSGIGLTEQKIIDFKEAGLDHIQISFQASDEQVNNMLAGSKKAFAQKLEMARAVKKHGYPMVLNFVTHRHNIDRIDKIIELCLALEADFVELATCQFYGWAHLNRVGLLPTRDQLVHAEAVTNQYREKLAAEKHPCKLIFVTPDYYEERPKACMNGWGKLFLTVTPDGTALPCHGARQLPVEFPNVRDHSMQHIWYDSFGFNRFRGYEWMPEPCRSCDEKEKDFGGCRCQAFMLTGDAANADPVCSKSPHHEMITQAREEAETATQTIEELAFRNERNSRLIAKS, from the coding sequence TTGACTGAGACAGGGCTCACAACCGGGGACGTCCTCATTCCGCCAACGCCACCTGTGGGGCTACCGCTGTGGCTGCTGGCGGAGTTGACCTATCGCTGCCCGTTGCAATGTCCGTATTGCTCCAACCCGCTGGACTTTGCCAGACAAGGCCAGGAGTTGAGCACCGAGCAGTGGTTCACGGTGATGCAACAGGCTCGGCAGATGGGCGCGGCACAGATCGGTTTCTCAGGCGGTGAACCGCTGGTGCGCCAGGATCTGGCCGTGCTGATCGCCGAAGCCAGACGGCTGGGTTACTACACCAACCTGATTACCTCCGGGATCGGCCTGACCGAACAGAAGATCATCGATTTCAAGGAAGCGGGCCTGGACCATATCCAGATCAGCTTCCAGGCCAGCGACGAGCAGGTGAACAACATGCTCGCCGGCTCGAAAAAGGCCTTCGCGCAAAAACTGGAAATGGCCCGTGCCGTGAAAAAGCACGGCTACCCGATGGTGCTGAACTTCGTCACCCATCGGCACAATATCGACCGGATCGACAAGATCATCGAGCTTTGTCTGGCGCTGGAAGCGGACTTCGTGGAACTGGCGACCTGTCAGTTCTATGGCTGGGCACACCTGAACCGCGTAGGCCTGCTGCCGACCAGGGATCAACTGGTGCATGCAGAAGCCGTCACCAACCAGTACCGGGAAAAGCTCGCGGCCGAAAAGCATCCGTGCAAGCTGATCTTCGTCACGCCGGACTACTACGAAGAACGTCCCAAGGCCTGCATGAACGGTTGGGGCAAGCTGTTTCTGACCGTGACCCCGGACGGCACTGCGCTGCCCTGCCATGGCGCGCGTCAGTTACCGGTCGAGTTTCCCAACGTGCGCGACCACAGCATGCAGCACATCTGGTACGACTCGTTCGGTTTCAATCGTTTCCGGGGTTACGAGTGGATGCCCGAGCCTTGCCGCTCCTGCGACGAGAAGGAAAAAGACTTCGGCGGCTGCCGTTGCCAGGCCTTCATGCTGACGGGCGATGCTGCCAATGCCGACCCGGTGTGCAGCAAATCCCCGCATCACGAGATGATTACCCAGGCCCGTGAAGAAGCTGAAACAGCGACCCAAACCATCGAAGAGCTGGCCTTCCGCAATGAACGAAACTCACGCCTCATCGCCAAATCCTGA
- a CDS encoding S9 family peptidase encodes MNETHASSPNPELFSAAQAVAAGVDFAELAASPAGLFWSEFRPQDAASRIWHWSEGQARCLTPEGFSVRSRVYEYGGGAFCIADNAVVFVNERDQQLYRQALNADAPLQLTHGERRYGAVHFAAGQILAVEEDHDIHRLVAIDLADGQRHLLAEGADFYSSPVLSPDRQRLAWIEWQRPHQPWTRTLLMCAERLSDGGWSRARCVAGDRPEDESLQQPRFDAKGRLCCLTDRDGFWQPWGETPSGFAPFPAAAADHSPAPWQLGGCTWLPVDSGYLASWSQDGFGVLGLRHADGSVEAFSGDYTRFRSLAIDEQFIYCIAASAVSPSAVLAISRKDHSTHVLAGGVAPLPPERISRPQSLRYASGGAEAYGYFYPAMDGTEKPPLVVFIHGGPTSACYPVLDPRIQFWTQRGFAVADLNYRGSTGYGRAYRQSLHLNWGVADVEDACAVVEHLAQQGLIDKDRAFIRGGSSGGYTTLCALAFHNVFRAGASLYGVSDPIALGKATHKFEGDYLDWLIGDPVKDIERYQARTPVLHAQNIRVPVIFFQGELDAVVVPEQTRAMLKALQDNGIPAQAHFYPDERHGFRKAQNLADALEAEWEFYRDTFSE; translated from the coding sequence ATGAACGAAACTCACGCCTCATCGCCAAATCCTGAGCTGTTCAGCGCCGCCCAGGCCGTAGCCGCCGGTGTGGACTTCGCCGAACTGGCCGCAAGTCCGGCAGGCCTGTTCTGGAGCGAATTTCGCCCACAGGACGCGGCCAGCCGGATCTGGCACTGGTCCGAAGGCCAGGCCCGTTGCCTGACGCCCGAGGGTTTCAGCGTGCGCAGCCGGGTGTACGAATACGGCGGCGGAGCCTTCTGCATTGCCGACAATGCCGTGGTCTTCGTCAATGAACGTGACCAGCAGCTCTATCGACAAGCCCTGAACGCCGACGCGCCCTTGCAGTTGACCCATGGCGAACGACGCTATGGCGCAGTGCATTTCGCTGCCGGGCAGATTCTGGCGGTGGAAGAAGATCACGACATTCATCGTCTAGTGGCAATCGATCTGGCTGACGGCCAGCGTCATCTGCTGGCCGAAGGCGCGGACTTCTATTCGTCCCCCGTCCTCAGCCCGGACAGACAGCGACTGGCCTGGATCGAATGGCAACGCCCGCACCAGCCCTGGACCCGAACCCTATTGATGTGTGCCGAACGGCTGAGCGATGGCGGCTGGTCCAGGGCGCGTTGCGTGGCAGGCGACCGCCCCGAAGACGAATCACTGCAACAACCGCGCTTCGATGCCAAAGGGCGACTGTGTTGCCTGACGGATCGTGATGGTTTCTGGCAGCCCTGGGGTGAAACCCCGTCAGGTTTTGCGCCCTTCCCCGCAGCGGCTGCCGATCACTCGCCAGCGCCCTGGCAATTGGGCGGCTGCACCTGGTTGCCGGTAGACAGCGGCTACCTTGCCAGTTGGTCGCAAGACGGCTTTGGTGTATTGGGTCTGCGTCATGCCGATGGCTCGGTCGAAGCGTTCAGCGGCGATTACACGCGGTTCCGCAGTCTGGCCATTGATGAGCAGTTCATCTATTGCATCGCGGCGTCGGCGGTCAGTCCGTCTGCCGTGCTGGCCATTTCCCGCAAGGATCACAGTACGCACGTACTGGCTGGCGGTGTCGCGCCATTGCCGCCCGAACGTATCAGTCGCCCGCAATCGTTGCGTTACGCCAGTGGCGGTGCCGAGGCTTATGGCTACTTCTATCCGGCCATGGACGGCACCGAGAAACCGCCGCTGGTCGTGTTCATCCATGGCGGTCCCACTTCGGCCTGTTACCCGGTGCTGGACCCGCGCATTCAGTTCTGGACCCAACGGGGTTTCGCCGTCGCCGACCTCAATTATCGGGGCAGCACGGGCTATGGCCGTGCCTATCGGCAAAGCCTGCATCTGAACTGGGGTGTTGCGGATGTGGAAGACGCGTGTGCGGTCGTGGAGCATCTGGCACAACAAGGCCTGATCGACAAGGACCGGGCGTTCATTCGAGGCGGGAGCTCGGGCGGCTATACGACGCTTTGCGCCCTGGCTTTCCACAACGTATTCCGCGCCGGAGCAAGTCTCTATGGCGTCAGCGACCCCATTGCTCTGGGCAAGGCCACTCACAAGTTTGAAGGTGACTATCTGGACTGGCTGATCGGCGACCCGGTGAAAGATATCGAGCGCTATCAGGCCAGAACGCCGGTGCTGCATGCGCAAAACATCCGTGTTCCGGTGATTTTCTTTCAGGGTGAACTGGATGCCGTGGTCGTCCCGGAGCAGACCCGCGCCATGCTCAAGGCGCTGCAGGACAATGGCATCCCGGCCCAGGCGCATTTCTATCCAGACGAACGCCATGGCTTTCGCAAGGCGCAGAACCTGGCGGATGCGCTGGAAGCTGAATGGGAGTTTTACCGGGATACGTTTAGCGAATGA
- a CDS encoding YqaE/Pmp3 family membrane protein produces MDIIRIIFAILLPPLGVFLQVGFAGAFWLNILLTLLGYIPGIVHAVYIIASRK; encoded by the coding sequence ATGGACATCATTCGTATCATCTTCGCTATCTTGCTGCCTCCACTGGGCGTTTTCCTGCAAGTCGGCTTCGCAGGTGCCTTCTGGCTGAATATCCTGCTGACGCTGCTGGGTTACATCCCGGGCATCGTGCATGCCGTTTACATCATTGCCAGCCGTAAGTGA